One genomic segment of Rubripirellula tenax includes these proteins:
- a CDS encoding nicotinate phosphoribosyltransferase — protein MNQLNQLYGTSLALLTDLYQLTMAYGYWKNGLAERESVFHLFFRKNPFGGGHSVACGLATAIDFLNNFRFHADDLSYLKTLRGSDANPLFDPEFLDYLRDLNFECDIDAIPEGTTVYPHEPLARVTGPILQCQLIETPLLNILNFQTLIATKAARVCIAADGDRVVEFGLRRAQGIDGGLAASRAAFIGGSGGTSNVLAGKLYDIPVVGTHAHSWVMTFDEEQEAFDRYADAMPNNCVFLVDTYDTLEGVRKAVQTGRRLRDIGHKMLGIRLDSGDLAWLSIEARKILDEAGFVDTQIVASNDLDERLIVSLKQQGARIDTWGIGTKLVTAFDQPALGGVYKLGAIRGDNGEWQYRLKLSEQAIKISNPGILQVRRFSGSTEHRADMIYDVRSSIHLDRPVTMVDPADETRRRTFDHGDSSYDLLVPVFRRGECVYDPPSIRSIRDTVQQQLSQTPASVKRFEFPHNYPVGLEQSLHDLKSSMIREARLKP, from the coding sequence ATGAATCAGCTGAACCAGCTCTACGGAACATCTCTAGCGCTGCTGACGGACCTGTATCAGCTGACGATGGCATACGGGTATTGGAAAAACGGTCTCGCCGAGCGAGAGTCGGTATTTCATCTTTTCTTTCGCAAGAACCCGTTCGGTGGCGGGCATTCCGTCGCGTGCGGATTGGCGACTGCAATCGATTTTCTGAACAATTTTCGATTCCACGCCGACGACTTGTCGTACTTGAAAACCCTTCGCGGATCCGATGCGAATCCTCTATTCGATCCCGAGTTCCTTGACTATCTGCGTGACCTGAACTTTGAGTGCGACATTGACGCGATTCCCGAAGGCACGACCGTCTATCCGCATGAACCGTTGGCCCGCGTCACGGGACCAATTTTGCAGTGCCAGTTGATCGAGACACCGCTGCTAAACATTCTTAACTTCCAAACGCTCATTGCCACGAAAGCGGCTCGTGTTTGTATCGCTGCCGACGGGGACCGTGTAGTCGAGTTCGGTTTGCGTCGGGCACAGGGCATCGACGGCGGCCTGGCCGCTTCGCGAGCAGCGTTCATCGGAGGAAGCGGTGGAACATCCAACGTCTTGGCCGGCAAACTGTACGACATCCCCGTGGTTGGAACTCACGCCCACAGTTGGGTCATGACGTTCGATGAAGAACAGGAAGCTTTTGATCGCTACGCGGATGCAATGCCGAACAATTGTGTTTTTCTGGTCGACACGTATGACACGCTCGAAGGTGTTCGCAAAGCCGTGCAAACGGGACGACGGCTGAGAGATATTGGCCACAAGATGCTTGGCATCCGGCTGGATTCGGGAGACCTAGCTTGGCTAAGCATCGAGGCCCGGAAGATACTCGATGAAGCGGGATTCGTAGACACGCAAATTGTCGCCAGCAACGATCTGGATGAACGTTTGATTGTGAGCCTTAAACAACAAGGTGCGCGGATCGACACGTGGGGCATTGGCACGAAATTGGTCACTGCGTTCGATCAGCCGGCGCTCGGCGGAGTCTACAAACTGGGCGCGATTCGCGGCGACAACGGTGAATGGCAGTACCGTCTGAAACTGTCCGAACAAGCGATCAAGATCAGTAATCCGGGGATCTTGCAAGTCCGTCGGTTCAGCGGTTCAACCGAGCATCGTGCCGACATGATCTATGACGTGCGTTCGTCGATCCATCTGGATAGGCCGGTCACAATGGTCGACCCAGCGGATGAGACGCGCCGCAGGACTTTCGACCATGGCGACTCTTCTTACGACCTTCTGGTTCCCGTATTCCGGCGCGGAGAGTGCGTTTACGATCCGCCAAGTATCCGATCGATCCGTGATACCGTTCAGCAACAATTGTCACAAACTCCTGCGTCGGTCAAACGGTTCGAGTTCCCCCACAACTATCCGGTGGGTCTTGAACAATCACTGCACGATTTAAAATCATCGATGATCCGCGAAGCGAGGTTGAAGCCATGA
- a CDS encoding protein kinase domain-containing protein yields the protein MAKKKRSPKSVSSNDETIRIDADEVVSSNPEASVDENIDSTNIDYTGTKDQIDATVTKGQIDATVTMDSTLNLGHHDEAVQSDTNAVTSADSPPKSNPANEKTVAFDKSELLDKTVAFDKTVPLDKTIEFDKSAPIDKTVSDHDVDQTVAIPRESSTRDANRSSVSSGTVVSRGGLSQSVDSSGSIDGTTVGLSGGGSDHTVAIGGSMLSSPQIGATVNPRELSAEEADQWSLVVGSNASENRSVDTPAIDRTFSDRHFARLRMNTIAESHSDPSLPSDYRLNRKLGQGGMGDVYLARQKSLDRLLALKVIKPLDEKRRQQLMQNGRLQKVEEERQMQFLAEAIITGDLDHPNIVPIHDVAMTKDGNLFYSMKRVDGTPWSDQLNDMSQSENLDVLLRVCDAVGFAHTRNVVHRDIKPENIMLGDFGVVMVMDWGLALPTSEYDKEKQSSILLTSGLGGTPAFMAPEMATGPLAKIGPTADIYLLGATLFMIVTGQAPHHARNVSECLKVVRTNEIRPVDEKHKGELLDIALQAMATDPKNRFQSVGEFQDAIRNFIAHDQSIGQTNRAYELLTRGKKTRNLAEFHRATQGFEEAIKSWSGNDRAREGLAETTITHAEFAYETGEYESGISILDSENPAHTELLDKLIKARDERESRVARLRLLRRLTAAMLAFILVGGTVALFFINMQRNLAIASADLAEKQTKIAQDQTEFAETETKRAEEQELLAVSETKKAESAAKLAREAENAERDAKLAAIKSEKAAKENEQRALDAEKDAREAQAYANRERESARYEEYVSKIGLAKARLETNDGKGARKILEELKSSPRSNGWEWRWLWQQANQSLSDVETDTSVIDLSLSSDRRRAAVATSDGHVSLLQFDDDGKIAERQLVDADRLNHQRATAVALSPDHRSIAVGTQSGDVIVLSIDRDEVVTAHTNTVNDLQFSSDGRLFSGSSDRTVRVLSKNEGSNWEVIATCWHLSPVRQIAVQGQGSNTQMAAATSDQVSGRVAFWSIPATANGQPKQTGVFTLHDSPVSAIAISNDGRLAASGDAAGNVLIWKPSSLSTVNYGKSIDRAIATVDPEAINNDGAQSLQADIRFVRLVDSALDRRPQFVSTSSATTAPSPKSSVAHSDVIRSIRFAANNDTIVTASDDYTLKLWGIAQRDLRTTMRGHGGWVVSADFLSDATESIVSGSNDASVRTWKPANYHGAFVTQSIRDDSVNDGDTQEPSLKRSATAHQSEIKSAKFSPDGTEVVTASRDHTARILKINPETLAFEESVRFDTSDEPLAEGTPYVAMSMEIDVPGNRLFIGSADATIRIWDLRRAVEVDQVRGTGLNSAFAVSADGKSMLTGSSSPAVKAILWRLDPTGTKRPVMIHQLKGHDQAVTAFAISSDGSRIFTGDRGGYGILWDTATGSTVGPPIEDVRGFRINAAAFSPDGTSLYLAADDEQLTKIDVASRRRMLRLNHNGFVTQFALSRDETSVVTLSELLTDSQLTTTATYWNLANQASQTLSRVTDNVDSNAKQNRQGRRRIHSVRWDDEATTATVCLSSPAIRQSIVNVYDIASIKRGNDPSKVVRSFEVPGRLETTQIAIPIGRDQLMTMNQNAAFQWDLGSSKLIRSFRSHAELTEASFSADAKYVATASRSVKIWDASTGAALAKLETPHMGPVSSVTFASNSIGGQPYAFATGGPDGVVRLWSWDPESKTVSPISSMGDGDARSIHRVRFSPDSKRLMIVGDGGRVAVWIVGDKAPRWTSDLPAAGDFVCAAFSPDGNAIAVGGTDYRVRVWQLDDQVAGGPLGAPSILDGHADVIRDVAMLGAGDTLRVLTASSDDSARVWDPRLGTLDPNQHPEPGREIVSLRRHVGDVTSVDTTDGGNLLMTAGHDGTVILWPAVASHAIESNNLFDALDESGKAVPVP from the coding sequence ATGGCAAAGAAAAAACGCTCACCAAAGTCGGTGTCTTCCAATGACGAAACCATTCGCATCGATGCGGATGAGGTTGTGTCGTCGAATCCCGAAGCATCCGTCGACGAGAACATCGATAGCACGAACATCGATTACACGGGGACAAAGGACCAGATTGATGCAACCGTGACGAAGGGCCAGATCGATGCAACCGTGACGATGGACAGCACCCTGAACTTGGGACATCACGACGAAGCGGTCCAGTCCGACACTAACGCGGTCACTAGCGCCGATTCGCCGCCAAAGAGCAACCCAGCGAACGAAAAGACGGTTGCGTTTGACAAGTCCGAATTGCTCGACAAGACCGTCGCGTTTGACAAGACGGTCCCTCTGGATAAGACGATCGAGTTTGACAAGTCCGCACCGATCGACAAAACCGTTTCCGATCACGACGTCGATCAAACCGTGGCGATCCCTCGCGAATCGTCAACGCGGGACGCAAACCGTTCCAGCGTCAGCAGCGGTACGGTCGTCTCGCGAGGCGGACTGAGTCAATCGGTCGATTCGTCGGGTTCCATCGACGGCACGACGGTTGGATTGAGTGGCGGCGGTTCGGATCACACGGTCGCGATCGGCGGCTCGATGCTTTCCAGTCCTCAGATCGGAGCGACCGTCAACCCACGCGAACTGTCGGCCGAGGAAGCAGACCAGTGGAGTCTCGTCGTTGGCAGCAACGCCAGCGAGAACCGCAGTGTCGATACTCCCGCGATCGATCGCACATTCTCGGATCGTCATTTCGCACGCTTGCGGATGAATACGATTGCCGAATCGCATTCCGACCCTTCGCTACCGTCGGACTACCGACTCAATCGCAAATTGGGCCAGGGCGGGATGGGCGACGTCTACCTCGCCCGCCAAAAATCGCTCGATCGTTTGCTGGCGTTAAAGGTCATCAAGCCGCTGGATGAAAAACGTCGTCAACAATTGATGCAAAACGGTCGCTTACAGAAGGTCGAAGAAGAACGGCAAATGCAGTTCTTGGCCGAAGCGATCATTACCGGCGACTTGGACCATCCCAACATCGTCCCAATTCACGATGTGGCGATGACCAAGGATGGCAATCTTTTCTATTCGATGAAGCGCGTCGATGGGACGCCATGGTCGGATCAGTTGAACGACATGTCGCAAAGCGAAAACTTAGACGTTTTGCTGCGCGTGTGTGACGCCGTCGGGTTTGCACATACCCGTAATGTCGTTCACCGCGACATCAAACCCGAGAACATCATGCTGGGTGATTTCGGCGTCGTCATGGTGATGGACTGGGGGCTTGCGCTGCCGACAAGCGAATACGACAAAGAGAAACAGTCGTCCATCCTGTTGACGTCGGGATTGGGCGGTACGCCCGCGTTCATGGCGCCGGAAATGGCGACGGGACCTTTGGCGAAAATCGGACCGACGGCTGACATCTATCTGCTCGGCGCGACGCTGTTCATGATCGTCACGGGCCAAGCACCCCACCACGCTCGAAACGTCTCGGAGTGCCTAAAGGTCGTCCGCACGAACGAGATTCGGCCCGTGGACGAAAAACACAAAGGCGAATTGCTAGACATCGCGCTGCAAGCGATGGCCACCGATCCGAAAAACCGATTTCAATCGGTCGGCGAATTCCAAGACGCGATCCGAAATTTCATCGCCCACGATCAAAGCATCGGCCAAACGAATCGCGCGTACGAATTACTTACCCGCGGTAAGAAAACCCGCAACTTGGCCGAGTTCCACCGGGCAACACAAGGCTTTGAAGAAGCGATCAAGTCCTGGAGCGGGAACGACCGCGCGCGTGAGGGCTTGGCGGAAACAACGATCACGCATGCGGAATTTGCTTACGAAACGGGAGAGTATGAATCAGGTATTTCGATTCTTGATTCTGAGAACCCCGCTCACACCGAATTGCTCGACAAGCTGATCAAGGCCCGCGATGAACGAGAATCGCGAGTCGCTCGACTGCGACTGCTACGCCGGCTAACGGCTGCGATGTTGGCATTCATTCTGGTCGGCGGAACGGTCGCATTGTTCTTCATCAACATGCAACGCAACCTGGCGATCGCATCGGCTGACCTGGCCGAAAAGCAAACAAAGATCGCCCAAGACCAGACGGAATTTGCAGAAACTGAAACCAAACGTGCCGAAGAACAAGAGCTGCTCGCAGTATCCGAAACGAAGAAGGCTGAGAGCGCCGCTAAGTTAGCACGCGAGGCCGAAAATGCGGAACGAGATGCGAAACTTGCGGCCATCAAATCCGAAAAGGCAGCGAAGGAAAACGAACAACGCGCATTGGATGCCGAGAAGGATGCGAGGGAGGCGCAAGCGTACGCGAATCGTGAACGCGAATCGGCTCGGTATGAAGAGTACGTTTCGAAGATCGGTCTGGCCAAAGCGCGCCTGGAAACGAACGACGGGAAGGGTGCTCGCAAGATTCTAGAGGAACTGAAGTCGTCGCCGCGGTCCAACGGTTGGGAATGGCGTTGGCTGTGGCAGCAAGCGAATCAATCGCTTTCCGATGTGGAAACCGACACGTCGGTCATTGATCTGTCGCTTTCGTCTGATCGCCGACGCGCCGCTGTGGCAACCAGTGATGGTCACGTCTCGCTTTTACAGTTCGACGACGACGGAAAAATCGCTGAACGTCAACTCGTGGATGCGGATCGCTTGAACCATCAACGCGCGACCGCGGTCGCACTCTCGCCCGATCATCGATCGATCGCCGTCGGCACCCAGTCAGGCGACGTCATCGTCTTGTCGATCGATCGGGACGAAGTCGTTACCGCCCATACAAACACGGTCAACGATCTACAGTTTTCCAGCGACGGTCGATTGTTCAGCGGTTCTTCAGATCGTACCGTTCGGGTACTGAGCAAAAATGAAGGATCGAATTGGGAGGTTATCGCGACCTGTTGGCACTTGTCGCCGGTCCGACAGATTGCCGTCCAAGGCCAGGGAAGTAACACACAAATGGCGGCCGCAACGTCGGACCAAGTCAGTGGACGCGTCGCGTTCTGGTCGATTCCCGCAACGGCGAACGGGCAGCCCAAACAAACCGGCGTCTTCACACTGCACGATTCGCCCGTATCAGCGATCGCAATTTCAAACGATGGTCGCTTGGCGGCGTCGGGCGATGCCGCCGGGAATGTGTTGATTTGGAAACCATCGTCATTGTCAACGGTGAACTACGGCAAATCGATCGACCGAGCGATCGCAACAGTCGATCCCGAAGCGATCAACAATGATGGTGCGCAATCACTCCAGGCTGACATTCGGTTTGTGCGGTTGGTGGATTCGGCACTCGATCGCCGCCCCCAGTTCGTTTCGACATCCTCCGCAACGACCGCCCCCTCACCGAAGTCTTCGGTCGCACACAGCGACGTGATTCGTTCGATTCGATTCGCCGCAAACAATGACACCATCGTTACGGCATCGGATGACTACACGTTGAAACTTTGGGGCATCGCGCAACGCGACTTGAGAACCACGATGCGGGGACATGGCGGCTGGGTCGTGTCGGCAGACTTCTTGAGCGACGCGACCGAATCGATTGTTTCGGGATCCAACGATGCATCCGTTCGAACTTGGAAGCCGGCGAACTACCACGGTGCCTTTGTCACTCAATCGATCCGCGACGATAGCGTTAACGACGGAGACACCCAAGAACCATCGCTAAAAAGATCGGCGACCGCGCATCAATCGGAGATCAAATCGGCCAAGTTTTCGCCCGATGGAACGGAAGTGGTCACGGCAAGTCGCGATCACACAGCACGGATTCTAAAGATCAATCCCGAAACCCTAGCCTTCGAGGAATCTGTTCGATTCGATACTTCCGACGAACCTCTTGCCGAAGGCACACCGTACGTTGCCATGTCGATGGAGATCGATGTACCGGGAAATCGATTATTTATCGGCAGCGCGGATGCAACGATTCGCATTTGGGATCTTCGCCGCGCGGTCGAGGTGGACCAAGTCCGAGGCACAGGCCTGAACAGTGCCTTTGCAGTATCCGCGGACGGCAAGTCCATGTTGACGGGATCCAGCTCGCCGGCGGTCAAAGCGATCCTGTGGCGTCTTGACCCAACTGGCACGAAACGCCCGGTCATGATCCATCAACTCAAAGGACACGACCAAGCGGTGACCGCGTTTGCGATTTCGAGCGATGGATCGCGAATCTTCACGGGCGATCGCGGCGGATACGGAATCCTATGGGACACAGCGACCGGTTCCACCGTTGGACCGCCCATTGAAGACGTTCGTGGTTTCCGAATCAATGCGGCCGCGTTCTCGCCGGACGGAACAAGTCTTTACCTTGCCGCAGATGACGAGCAGCTAACCAAGATCGACGTCGCTAGTCGCCGCCGCATGCTGCGACTGAACCATAACGGATTCGTTACTCAGTTCGCGCTCTCGCGCGACGAAACCTCTGTCGTTACGCTAAGCGAGCTGCTGACCGATTCACAACTAACGACCACCGCGACGTATTGGAACCTTGCCAACCAAGCCTCACAAACGCTCAGCCGTGTCACCGACAACGTCGATTCCAATGCCAAACAGAATCGCCAAGGTCGTCGGCGCATCCATTCAGTGCGCTGGGATGACGAAGCAACGACGGCGACAGTTTGTCTGTCGTCGCCAGCCATACGTCAATCGATTGTTAATGTCTACGATATCGCATCGATCAAGCGTGGCAACGATCCGTCGAAAGTCGTACGCTCTTTCGAAGTTCCGGGACGATTGGAAACAACTCAAATCGCGATTCCAATTGGCCGCGACCAGCTTATGACGATGAACCAGAACGCTGCGTTCCAGTGGGACTTGGGTTCGAGCAAGTTGATCCGAAGTTTTCGGTCGCACGCCGAGCTTACCGAAGCCAGTTTTTCGGCCGATGCAAAGTACGTCGCCACGGCTAGTCGCTCGGTCAAGATATGGGACGCGTCCACGGGTGCCGCTCTTGCCAAGCTAGAAACACCACACATGGGCCCTGTTTCAAGCGTTACGTTCGCATCAAATTCGATCGGGGGTCAACCGTATGCGTTTGCAACGGGCGGGCCCGATGGTGTCGTCCGCCTATGGAGTTGGGATCCAGAATCAAAAACCGTTTCGCCGATATCTTCGATGGGTGACGGCGATGCGCGAAGCATTCACCGTGTTCGATTCTCGCCGGATTCCAAACGTTTGATGATCGTTGGTGACGGAGGACGAGTCGCGGTCTGGATTGTGGGCGACAAAGCGCCGCGATGGACGTCGGATCTGCCAGCGGCGGGCGACTTCGTTTGCGCAGCATTTTCGCCTGATGGAAATGCGATCGCAGTCGGCGGAACGGATTACCGAGTTCGTGTCTGGCAACTGGATGATCAAGTTGCAGGTGGCCCCTTGGGCGCGCCGTCAATTCTGGACGGCCATGCGGACGTCATCCGCGACGTTGCGATGCTGGGCGCGGGTGACACTTTGAGAGTCTTGACCGCGTCGTCGGATGATTCGGCGCGCGTCTGGGACCCTCGACTCGGTACACTGGACCCCAATCAGCATCCGGAACCAGGCCGCGAAATCGTGTCACTGCGTCGGCATGTCGGCGATGTGACTTCCGTCGACACCACCGACGGAGGAAATCTCTTGATGACAGCGGGACACGATGGAACGGTCATCCTCTGGCCGGCCGTGGCGTCCCACGCAATCGAGTCAAACAACTTATTTGACGCACTCGACGAATCGGGCAAAGCTGTCCCGGTTCCCTAG
- a CDS encoding DUF3108 domain-containing protein, with protein sequence MRNPCFTPAHVGWLASLALLAMIAMTTPATAATAAEMLEKGIYTEETVGDLDGAIEVYLKVVVEGKESAKAAAQAQFRIGMCYQKQGKADLAARAFQSVIDGYPAATDWVNKAKSQLATDTELLPVPWGEGDEMQLEMKLQTGLGIGVQVWRVAKSQHEGKPAWECNAWQVVTANSQKGKSQVFADANTFAPLASTWKHSLLGEATAAYTANDVEIKLASKTDPTTLTLDSKIYDNEQAAEMFRRLPLKPGYKTDVTVVSTLVASKVPIELEVTGTETITVPAGTFECFRMELNIGQTFYISNDPHRYIVRFEAGGVTADLTRVGPSQAGKPTSFDSDRLSTTLPPDWFAYTPSNPGSNKTVKTYLIDPLARADVRLEVGPLDEVQEKHASPSDWLTSSLDEYKKQLKDFAITQAGVRPIKIGDQDAAVAEITFTDGKRSMKGTRITLYGTESAANLGYMAEGEDFDGLAKSFQQLVDSVRVK encoded by the coding sequence ATGCGCAATCCATGTTTTACGCCAGCCCATGTCGGCTGGCTGGCTTCCCTTGCTCTGTTGGCGATGATCGCCATGACAACGCCGGCCACCGCTGCGACGGCGGCCGAGATGCTTGAGAAGGGTATCTACACCGAAGAAACCGTTGGTGACCTCGACGGCGCGATCGAGGTGTATTTGAAAGTCGTAGTCGAAGGGAAAGAATCGGCCAAAGCGGCTGCACAGGCCCAATTTCGAATCGGCATGTGCTACCAGAAGCAAGGCAAGGCCGACTTGGCCGCGAGAGCCTTTCAATCCGTCATCGACGGTTATCCGGCCGCAACCGACTGGGTCAACAAAGCAAAAAGCCAGCTCGCGACGGACACTGAACTGCTGCCCGTTCCTTGGGGCGAAGGTGACGAAATGCAGTTGGAGATGAAGTTGCAAACCGGGCTGGGCATTGGCGTCCAGGTATGGCGAGTCGCGAAATCTCAACACGAAGGCAAACCGGCTTGGGAATGCAACGCTTGGCAAGTCGTGACCGCCAACAGCCAAAAAGGAAAGAGCCAAGTGTTTGCGGATGCCAACACATTCGCTCCGCTTGCAAGCACTTGGAAACACTCGTTGCTAGGCGAAGCCACGGCCGCGTACACCGCGAACGATGTCGAAATCAAATTGGCCTCGAAAACGGATCCCACAACGCTAACGCTCGACAGCAAGATCTACGACAACGAGCAAGCGGCGGAAATGTTCCGTCGTCTGCCGCTGAAGCCGGGATACAAAACGGATGTGACTGTCGTTTCCACTTTGGTGGCTTCGAAGGTTCCGATCGAACTAGAAGTCACTGGAACCGAAACGATCACCGTACCGGCCGGAACGTTCGAGTGTTTTCGGATGGAGCTGAACATTGGGCAAACCTTCTACATTTCCAACGATCCGCATCGATACATCGTCCGCTTCGAAGCTGGCGGCGTGACGGCGGATTTGACGAGAGTCGGACCGTCGCAAGCCGGTAAACCGACGTCGTTTGATTCTGACCGACTTTCGACCACGCTTCCACCAGACTGGTTTGCCTACACTCCGTCGAATCCAGGATCGAACAAGACGGTCAAAACCTACTTGATCGATCCGCTTGCCCGCGCGGATGTTCGATTGGAGGTTGGACCACTAGACGAAGTGCAAGAGAAACATGCATCACCCAGCGATTGGTTAACAAGTTCGCTCGACGAGTACAAGAAACAGTTGAAGGATTTTGCAATCACCCAGGCAGGCGTACGTCCTATCAAGATCGGCGATCAAGACGCGGCCGTTGCCGAAATCACGTTCACCGATGGCAAACGTTCAATGAAAGGGACTCGGATTACCCTATACGGAACCGAGTCGGCTGCGAACCTGGGTTACATGGCCGAAGGCGAAGACTTCGATGGACTCGCCAAGTCTTTTCAACAGTTGGTCGACAGTGTCCGCGTCAAGTAG
- the pncA gene encoding bifunctional nicotinamidase/pyrazinamidase, with amino-acid sequence MNDVDAMNCTALLLVDLQNDFLPGGALAVDRGDEVIPIANQLQPYFHLVVATQDFHPADHNSFASQHKGQCVGDVIEMNGHPQVLWPDHCVQNEVGSALASDLNQASIAQVFPKGTDKRIDSYSGFFDNGGLHSTGLGDYLLSKQVTDVFIVGLATDYCVRATALDSRRLGFRTWLIEDGCRGVDLKPGDCKAAIQEMEDAGVRTISSRQWLDDKSDATKDASRTEIATGKFLSLMQSGRWEYSHRKLASDVVVIVPMTRNNEWVFIEQYRESIGKRCIEFPAGLVGDVEGDADEASMDAVRRELMEETGFEAARIRHLGSASNSAGLTDEVTSIYLAEGLHRHGQGGGVDGELIQIHLVPRNEAAAWLDRRQNEGLNVAMSVYAGLWLAAR; translated from the coding sequence ATGAATGATGTCGACGCGATGAACTGTACGGCCTTGCTATTGGTCGATCTGCAGAACGATTTTTTGCCGGGCGGGGCATTGGCAGTCGATCGAGGCGACGAGGTCATTCCGATCGCCAATCAGTTGCAACCTTACTTCCACTTGGTCGTCGCAACGCAGGACTTTCACCCGGCCGATCACAACAGCTTTGCCAGCCAGCACAAAGGCCAATGCGTGGGTGATGTCATTGAAATGAATGGACACCCCCAGGTCCTCTGGCCCGACCACTGCGTCCAAAACGAAGTGGGATCGGCGCTGGCGAGTGATCTCAACCAAGCATCGATCGCGCAGGTTTTCCCCAAAGGGACGGACAAGAGGATTGATAGCTACAGTGGATTTTTCGACAACGGTGGACTTCATTCGACGGGTCTTGGCGACTACCTGCTAAGCAAGCAAGTGACGGACGTGTTCATTGTGGGGCTCGCCACCGATTACTGTGTTCGCGCAACCGCTCTGGACTCGCGGCGGTTGGGATTTCGAACTTGGCTAATCGAGGACGGGTGTCGCGGCGTTGATTTGAAACCGGGCGACTGCAAGGCGGCCATCCAAGAAATGGAAGACGCCGGAGTACGAACGATATCGAGCCGCCAATGGCTCGACGACAAAAGTGACGCGACCAAAGATGCGAGTCGCACCGAAATCGCGACCGGAAAATTCTTGAGTCTGATGCAGTCCGGTCGCTGGGAATACTCGCATCGTAAACTTGCAAGCGATGTTGTCGTCATCGTCCCCATGACGCGAAACAACGAGTGGGTATTCATCGAACAGTATCGCGAATCGATCGGCAAACGGTGCATCGAATTTCCCGCCGGTTTGGTTGGCGATGTCGAAGGCGATGCGGATGAAGCGAGTATGGATGCGGTTCGGCGCGAACTGATGGAGGAAACGGGATTTGAAGCAGCACGCATCCGTCACCTGGGATCCGCTTCGAACTCCGCGGGTTTGACCGACGAAGTGACATCGATCTATCTCGCCGAGGGACTGCATCGCCATGGTCAGGGCGGTGGCGTCGACGGTGAGTTGATTCAAATCCATTTGGTCCCTCGCAACGAAGCGGCCGCATGGCTCGATCGCCGACAGAACGAAGGACTGAACGTCGCGATGTCCGTCTATGCCGGTCTTTGGTTGGCCGCGAGATAG